The Chryseobacterium nakagawai genome has a segment encoding these proteins:
- a CDS encoding MFS transporter, with protein sequence MSDNHHESYENMTDRQKNRTIWSVITASSLGTLIEWYDFYIFGSLAIVLATKFFPADNPTAAFLSTLATFAAGFVVRPFGALFFGRLGDIIGRKYTFLVTLLIMGFSTFLIGCIPSYETIGFLAPVLVLILRLLQGLALGGEYGGAATYVAEYAQPHRRGYWTSWIQTTATAGLFISLIVILITKTTLSPEEFDGWGWRIPFWISILMVGVSYIIRKNMKESPLFAKAKSEGKTSKNPLKESFGNKFNFKFVLLALFGAAMGQGVIWYTGQFYAMSFMQKVMNIDSTQVDYLMATALFLGTPFFVFFGWLSDKIGRKAVMMTGMLIAILAYRPIYDSMFKSVSLENKTVATNGITEKRTAKIHKDIATDSLVTFHKETLFTDGTLIKKDSIVHWSPSGPVMKEGKAEEPKVSQSVKVSDSTKWYLVFMVFIQVIFVTMVYGPIAAFLVEMFPVRIRYTSMSLPYHIGNGVFGGLLPAVATYLVTTGKEAGHATWYLEGLWYPIGVAAVCLIIGLIYLKNKNNNLHD encoded by the coding sequence ATGAGTGACAATCATCACGAAAGCTACGAAAATATGACCGACAGGCAGAAAAACCGCACTATTTGGAGTGTGATCACTGCCTCATCTCTCGGAACATTGATAGAATGGTATGACTTCTATATCTTTGGAAGTTTAGCCATCGTTTTAGCGACCAAGTTTTTCCCGGCTGACAATCCGACAGCAGCATTTTTGTCTACTTTAGCTACTTTTGCCGCAGGATTTGTAGTAAGACCTTTTGGGGCTTTATTCTTCGGAAGATTGGGTGACATTATCGGAAGAAAATATACATTCCTGGTGACGCTACTCATTATGGGATTTTCCACTTTCCTGATCGGATGTATCCCAAGTTATGAAACCATCGGGTTCCTTGCTCCGGTTTTGGTTTTAATCCTAAGGTTATTACAAGGACTTGCTCTTGGGGGTGAATATGGAGGAGCCGCAACCTATGTAGCAGAATACGCACAACCCCATCGAAGAGGTTACTGGACTTCATGGATCCAAACTACAGCCACCGCAGGACTATTCATTTCACTAATTGTTATTTTAATTACAAAGACTACTCTTTCTCCTGAAGAATTCGATGGCTGGGGCTGGAGAATTCCTTTCTGGATTTCCATTTTAATGGTAGGTGTTTCATATATCATCAGAAAAAATATGAAAGAGTCTCCGCTTTTTGCCAAAGCAAAAAGTGAAGGTAAAACGTCTAAAAACCCTTTAAAAGAGAGTTTTGGTAATAAATTCAACTTCAAATTCGTTTTGCTTGCCCTTTTTGGAGCAGCCATGGGACAAGGGGTAATCTGGTATACCGGACAATTTTACGCCATGAGCTTCATGCAAAAAGTAATGAATATTGATTCTACGCAGGTAGATTATTTAATGGCAACTGCTTTGTTTTTAGGAACTCCTTTCTTTGTGTTTTTCGGTTGGTTATCGGATAAAATCGGAAGAAAAGCGGTGATGATGACCGGAATGCTGATTGCTATTTTAGCTTACAGACCTATTTACGACAGTATGTTCAAAAGTGTCAGCCTTGAAAATAAAACAGTTGCCACCAACGGAATTACAGAAAAGAGAACGGCTAAAATTCACAAGGATATTGCAACAGACAGTCTTGTTACCTTCCATAAAGAAACTCTTTTCACCGATGGAACTTTAATAAAAAAAGACAGCATCGTTCACTGGTCACCAAGCGGTCCGGTTATGAAAGAGGGAAAAGCCGAAGAACCAAAGGTTTCACAATCGGTAAAAGTAAGTGACAGCACAAAATGGTATCTGGTATTCATGGTATTCATTCAGGTCATCTTTGTAACTATGGTTTACGGCCCCATTGCTGCGTTCCTTGTTGAAATGTTCCCGGTAAGAATCCGTTACACCTCGATGTCTTTGCCTTATCACATTGGAAATGGGGTATTTGGAGGACTCCTTCCTGCCGTAGCTACTTATCTTGTAACCACCGGAAAAGAAGCCGGACATGCCACATGGTATCTGGAAGGATTATGGTATCCGATTGGAGTAGCTGCAGTCTG